TTCAGTTTCCTCGTACAAGCGTGCCACATCGTCGATTGAAAAGACGGTTTTATCGAGAATCTCCCCTGTATTTTTCTGTACTAGACCACCATTAAAGGTGATGGTGTACTCATCCTCCTGACCATCAGTCCCTAGCTCATGGAGAAAGAAATCCATAGCCTTCAGAGGACGTCCCGTTGTCAGAACGACCTTGATGTCACGGTCACGCGCAGCTTTGAGGACCGCCTTGGTACGATCTGTCAGCTTTTTATCCGTTGTCAGCAAAGTACCGTCCAAATCCAGTGCAATCAATTTAATATCTGCCATTACAAACCCTCCATATAAGCCATCACTGATTGGTCCTTATGGTGGCCAATCACTGCTTCTGCTAATTCTAAAATTTCTGGTCGCGCATTTTCAGGAGCGATGGGGTGCCCCACTACCTGCATCATGTGAAGGTCATTGAGATTATCGCCAAAAGCCATAACCTGATCCATGGTCAGACCCAGTTTTTTTGCCAGCTCAACAATAGCTACACCCTTATCAACATAGTCCAAGACAATATCAATGGATTCAAAACCAGTTGTCATGGCTTTCACACCAGGAACATTTTCGTTGACCCAGGCCTCACCAACTTCTATCGTTTCTTCTGTGAAGTTGGTGGTGAATTTAAAAATCTCATCCGTGATATCTTCTAAACTCGCTACTTTTTGAATGTTTTCATTGTAGTGACGACTAAACATCAGATAGATCTCATCCACTGTATCCAATACATAACAAGCTTTTTTCCCAGTCAAGAGCATTTTTCTTTCATCAAAATAGGGCGATTTCTTTAAAGCTTCAAAAGTGCTCAAGTAAAAATCCCGAGACATAGTAGCCTCATACATATCCTCGCCATGAAACTCAACATAGCTCCCATTTTCAGCTATAAAAATCACTTCATCACGCACATCCGCAAACAACTTTTTCAGGGACAAGATACCGCGACCTGAAGCCACAGCAAAATAAATCCCCTTTTCCTTGTAGGAAACAAGTACGTTTTTGAGGCGTTTCATATCAAACCGACCCTCTCCATCTAGAAAGGTTCCATCCATATCGGTTGCTACAAGTTTAATCATAAAATCCTTCATTCTCCAATTGATAAATCTATCTTCTATTATACCATAGATAAGTTTAAAAAGGTCCAGTACAGTAGGATAGCACTACTTTTTCGGAGAAACTTCAAAGGGCCTAAAAATTAGAATCGTAGAACTTTTTTCAGATAGTTTAAAAAGTTTGTATTCCCCTACTCTTTTCTCTATAATGGAGAGAAAGGAGATGACTATGACTGAAATAAAACATGAAATTGATGCAAACTTTGCAGGCCGACTCAATATCCTACGCGCGGGTGTTCTTGGTGCCAATGATGGGATTATTTCCATCGCTGGAGTCGTTATCGGTGTTGCCAGTGCGACAAGCAATATCTGGATTATCTTTTTATCAGGTTTGGCTGCTATCCTCGCTGGTGCTTTTTCTATGGCAGGTGGCGAATATGTCTCTGTATCCACTCAGAAAGACACGGAAGAAGCCGCTGTCGCTAGAGAACAATTGCTCTTGGACAAAGACATCGAATCTGCTAAACAATCCCTCTATGCTGCTTACCTTCAAAACGGTGAGTGTGAAACGTCTGCCCAACTCTTGACCAACAAGGCCTTTTTAAAAAATCCACTTAAAGCCTTGGTCGAAGAAAAGTATGGAATCGAGTACGAAGAGTTTACCAATCCTTGGCATGCTGCTATCTCTAGCTTTATCGCCTTTGTATTAGGAAGTCTTCCTCCCATGCTGTCGATCATCGTCTTTCCAAGTGACTTTCGGATTCCAGCTACTGTTATTATCGTAGCCCTCTCCCTTCTTATTACGGGCTATACTAGTGCTAAATTAGGCAAGGCTCCTACGAAAACAGCTATGATCCGCAACCTCTGTATCGGACTTCTGACCATGGGCGTAACCTTCCTCTTGGGACAACTCTTTAGCATTTAAGATAAAAGAAATACCTCGATAAACATCGAGGTATCTTTTTTACATTTGCACAATCTTACGATAGCTTCTTGAGGTAATCATAAAGATTAAGACATAGACAATGAGGAATATAGCACAGATGGACAGAGTGACTGTCAACATCATGGTCGCATCTAGCACACCAATGACTTTTAGGATGAGGCTAAGCATATGATAGGCAAATGCAAGGTGTAGGAAGGCAAATAGCAAAGGAAGGAAGAATACAGTTAGCACCTGTTTGTTGATAGTTTGCTTGATTTGCTTTTGATCGAGACCGACTTTTTGCAAAATGATAAAGCGTTCACGATCTTCATAGCCTTCAGAGATTTGTTTGTAGTAGATAACAAGAACTGTTCCCACCATAAAGATGATAGAGAGAAAGATACCGATGAAGAAAACTCCACCAAAGAGAGCACTCATCTGCGCACTACTATCAGCCAGATTGCTTCCGTAAACATAGCTTCCTTCTTTGTTTATTTCTCTATTAAAGTTGTTAACGAATTTTGAATAGTTATCTGCAATTTTAAGTTGCTCGTCCTCATTAGCTGTTACATTCATTCCCCCATAGTATTGATTAAAGATGGAAGAGTTAGGATGCTGTTCAAGAAAGGCTTGTAAGTCAGGAACAACCAAATAGTTATAGTCCGAAGTTAGAATATTGTACTGATTTGGGACATGTTCAAGAATAAAATCTTTTTTGATTTCTTCTTTGATCGTGTAGGTCTGGTTATTCAGAGTCAGTTCTTTCTGCCCTTGAAGTTCCTTGTTTTGAGCAAACAATCCAACTTCCTTACCTGAAAGTCCAAGTTTCTGTCCTGTCATATTCTCATAGTCTTTTTGGTCAAAGACCATAAAAATAGTTTTCGGTTGAACACGATTTTGACCTTTCTCAAAGATTGTCAATTTCGTACCTTCTTGATTTGCCACACCAAAGTTACTGTATGTAAGAACTTCTTTCTTTGTGACAGTCAATCCTTTATCACTAGCATACTTGTTCAAGAGTTTTTCGATGTCTTCTTTTTCAACATTCTGTCCTGTAATCCCAAAATCATGTGGATTCATGACCTTCTTGAAGTTTTCTGAAGCCTTAAAAATGCTTGTTGCAGCAGACATAGTCACCAAGACCATGGTTGAAAGAATGGCAATCGTAGCCAAACCAACCGCATTTTTCTTCATACGGAAAATGAGATTAGATACGGAAATCATGTTGTTGGGTTGGTAATAGTAAGTCTTGTTTTTCTTTAAGATTTGTAAGAAAACTGTAATCCCTGCATTGAAGAGAAGATAAGTTCCCAAAATTACCAACAAGACTGCTACGAAGAAAATCAGAACAGCAGAAAGTGGGTTTTCGACTGTTACTGCTAGATAATAACCCGCTCCCAAACTAATCAGACCTAGAATGGTTTGAAGGCCTAAGAAACGTCCTTTTTTCTCACCACTGGCTTTTTCACGAGAGAGTTGAAGGGCATTCATGCGTGCGATGCGAAAGGCATTGATAAAAATTAGACCTAGGAAGATAGCTCCAAAGACGATAAGAACTAGGATAAAGACAATTGGTTGGAAAGTCGAAACGAGCTCCACCTTCATCTTCATCAGCTTCAGAAGAAGGGCAAAGATTAGCTTATCAAAGAGAGCTCCTAGGCCGAGACCAGCTGTCAAGGTTAAGGAACCAAAAATAAGAAGCTCCTTAAAAACCATACTGATCAAATGGCGCTTTTCAAGCCCCAGCATACCATATACACCCAGCTCCTTGGAGCGGTTCTTCATGACAAAACTATTGGCATAAAGGACAATAATTCCAGAAGCGATGGTAACAACTACCATACCGAGGGCAAGCGTCATAGAGATAGTTTCTCCTCCTCGAATCTTGCCAATGTTAGGATTAAGTGACAATGAGTAAAAAAGATAGGTGATGGTCACTGCTAAGAGAACAGCAAGGGCAAAGGGATAGTAGAGTTTGCGGTTTTTAATCAAGTTAGATACCGCTAACTTATTGGTTAATCGGAACATACTAATTCACCTCGCTTGCCATAACAGTCAAAGTATCAGAGATTTCTTGGAACATCTGACGCTCTGTCTTGTCTCCGCGGTAGATTTGGTTGTAAAGAATGCCATCCTTGATAAAGAGTACACGCTTGGCCCTACTGGCTGCAGCTGTTGAGTGGGTTACCATGAGAATGGTTTGGCCTCGCTCATTGATTTCATCAAAAACATCTAGAAGAGCTGCAGATGACTTGGAGTCAAGGGCTCCTGTTGGCTCATCAGCAAGGAGAATTTCAGGTTCTGTGATGATGGCGCGTGCTACTGCTACCCGCTGTTTTTGACCCCCTGAGATCTCGTAAGGATACTTCTCTTGCAATTGGTTGATGCCCAAATTTTCAGCTGTCACTACCAATTTCTTCATCATCTCCGTAATGGGTTTTCGAGATAAAACTAGAGGAAGTAAGATATTGTCCTTAACAGACAGGGTATCTAGCAGATTAAAGTCTTGGAAAACAAATCCCAACTTCTCACGACGGAAACTCGAAGCCTGTGAATTTTTAATAGTGGCTGTGTCGGTTCCGTTTAAGTAAACCTGCCCGCGAGTTGGTTTATCCAGCATAGCTAGAATGTTGAGCAGGGTTGACTTTCCTGAACCAGATTCACCCATGATGGCAACGTAGTCACCCTTTTCCACGGTAAAGTGAATATCTTTGAGTGCCTCTACCTGATTGCCTTGGAAACGTGTTTTGTAGATTTTTTGAACGTGTTTTACATCTAAAAGTGTCATAATTTTCTCCTTCTTAATATCCCATCATTTGAAACTGTGCTTGCATCATAGCGCATCCCAGTTGAACACGCTCTATGTCTTTTTGACTTGGTTTTCTTCTTTTCTTTTGTAAGATTCTTTTCATGTTTTTGCTCCTTTGTTCTTTATGAGTCTAGTTTATCGCAAAAAAAGACGGCTTGCCATAACCTAACCTTACAAAAGAGACTTTAATCTTACATTTTTGTAAGATAGAAGAATATCAAGTAATTTCGCTATCAATATTTTACCACAAATGAAATACAAGAAGAAAACCCTTGCGGATGCAAGGGTTAAAATCAACTATTCAGTCTGCATCAATCAGTAAGAAATGTAGCTACAATTTGATAAGACATTCTTTCAATTAATTATACTTCTATGTTACCAGAACTGTTTTATTCAAAAAGAAAAATCGTCTTTTATCAACAAAGTTAAATCTTTTGAGGTCAAATTTTCACTTTGATCAATTCGAACTGCTTGATTCATTATTAAGTCTTCATAAAGATTTCGAACGAAACGACCGTTAGAAAAATTGGTGAGATTACTTTCTAACTTATCATTAAAATAATTTAATAATATTTCTTTTAGCTTGTCTTCAATCTGGTAGTCGTCTTTTCTTGCTAAAGTTTCTAGAATATCTAACAATTCTGTAGAAGAGTAATTTTCAAAATTAATAAAATAATTAAAGCGAGACTTTAGACCAGGATTCGATTCAAAAAAATGATTCATTGGATCAGTATATCCTGCAACAATAACAATTAGATCATCTCTTGAATCCTCTAGAGCCTTTGTTAATTCTGTTAAACATTCTCGTCCATATGAATCAGTATTGTCATTTTCTGTAATACTATAAGCTTCATCTATGAATAAAACGCCACCTTTTGCTTTTTCGATAACATTTTTTACTTTCAAAGCGGTTTGACCTTGGTAACCAGCAATTAAATCCGTTCTAGAGACTTCAGTAAAATGCCCCTTTGAAAGAAGGCCTAACTGATAATACATTCGACCTACAATTCTAGCTACTGTCGTCTTTCCAGTACCAGGATTCCCCATAAACGCCATATGTAAAGTTCTCTTTGGTACTTTTAGCCCAGACTCTTTTCTTTTGGACTGAACCTTTTGATATATAACTAACCTTGAAACTTCCTCTTTAACTTTTTGTAAACCAACTAATTGATTTAATTCCTTCATCAATTCATCCAAAGAAGAGTTGTTACGTTTTCCTAACTCCTTCCCTAGTATTTCAAAAAGATAAGAGTAACCTAAATAACAAGCTAAATTATCAGACAATTCTTTTAGCGTTTGACTTATCTTGCTTATTTTATTCTCTTTTTGAAATAAATACATAGATTTATATAAATCTGCTACTTTATTTGTGTCTGAATAATCAATTATAATCTCATTCACTTTTGTGAGAAAAGTCGACTCATTACCCAGTTGTCGATCCAATTTTTTGGCGCTCTCAATTAGCTTGTCACGAGATACAGTCATAATTTACCTCAAAAACATAAAAAGTAAAGTTATTAACAACATTCCAATAGATACTCCTGATACAATAAAGAGTGTAAGAAGACGATTTGAAATAAATTGAATTTGTTGTTTACTTTCTTTCAACTCTTTTCTGAGTTCTTCAATCTCAGCAGTGTGAGAGACTGTTTCCAAAGGAAGCTGACTAACAGTGCCCTCTAAGTTGACAATTCTATCATCTAGTGCAGAAAGTCGTTCCTCATTTTCGACGATAGAATTTTTACTTTTTTCTTCGTTAAATTTCTCTTTAAACTGCTTAAGAGCTTCTAAAGTTAATTTTTGTTTCTCTATGGTTTTATCAATACGAGCTTGTTCTTTCAGAATTTTTTTGTTGGTATGTTCAATGGCAGCTACAGAAGAAAGAATAGCTTGAATATAATCTTTATCCAGCGCTTCTAAAGCTTTATAAACTTGACCAAATTCTTCAATAAATGTTTGTTGATTATCATAAAATTTTGAAATGTAATTTTGAATTTGTTCAACTAACGTATTAAACTCGTTTCCTGTCACTCCATGTTCAGCAAACTCAAAACCGAAGAAATCATCGTGAGTTCTAACTTTATCAAAATACAGTTCATCTTGACTTTGTTCAGCAAACTCTTTCAGATGCTCTTTTGCTTCATCGAAATCATGTTTGCTAATGTTTATTTCAATTGTTTCTTGTTCTTGCTCAACTACTTCTTGTTCCATATTTATCTCCCTAATCTAATAATTCTTGTAATAAACTATCAATCTCATCAAAGTCACTTTTATCGTCTCTTGTAGATTCTTCAAAAATATCTGATAGCTTTTCTTTCATCATGGACGCAGCCATATCATGTCTTTCCTTAATAGTATTGATAACAGAATCTTTTTCTACTTGAAGCTTTATACTCTTTACATCTAGTAATTGATCTTTGATTACTAACATTTCATTATTTTGATCAATTTTCTTAGAACTTAATTCAGTAATCTGTTTATTGACAATTTGCTGATCAATCATTCTTAATACAAAAGCGCCAATTATTCCAGATAAAGTTGCTCCCATAAAAGTTCCAATCAGGCCACCGATAGTTCCCAAAAGTGGTATTGAAATAGCTAGGACTGGAAAACTAGCTGTGAGAGAAGCTCCTAAAGTTTCTCCTAGTACAATTGCTCCAGTAGCCGATAAACCCGCAACAACAATTTTTCCAACTTCTAAAATCATAATCTGAACACTTTTTTCTTTATTGTCCGGATTATTTAGATAATCAATAGCTTCTTTTAACGATTTCCAACCTTGGTGTATAAATGTCCAAGCTTTAAGAAAAGTGTTAATTACAGGTCCAACTA
The sequence above is a segment of the Streptococcus oralis ATCC 35037 genome. Coding sequences within it:
- a CDS encoding AAA family ATPase, producing the protein MTVSRDKLIESAKKLDRQLGNESTFLTKVNEIIIDYSDTNKVADLYKSMYLFQKENKISKISQTLKELSDNLACYLGYSYLFEILGKELGKRNNSSLDELMKELNQLVGLQKVKEEVSRLVIYQKVQSKRKESGLKVPKRTLHMAFMGNPGTGKTTVARIVGRMYYQLGLLSKGHFTEVSRTDLIAGYQGQTALKVKNVIEKAKGGVLFIDEAYSITENDNTDSYGRECLTELTKALEDSRDDLIVIVAGYTDPMNHFFESNPGLKSRFNYFINFENYSSTELLDILETLARKDDYQIEDKLKEILLNYFNDKLESNLTNFSNGRFVRNLYEDLIMNQAVRIDQSENLTSKDLTLLIKDDFSF
- a CDS encoding ABC transporter ATP-binding protein encodes the protein MTLLDVKHVQKIYKTRFQGNQVEALKDIHFTVEKGDYVAIMGESGSGKSTLLNILAMLDKPTRGQVYLNGTDTATIKNSQASSFRREKLGFVFQDFNLLDTLSVKDNILLPLVLSRKPITEMMKKLVVTAENLGINQLQEKYPYEISGGQKQRVAVARAIITEPEILLADEPTGALDSKSSAALLDVFDEINERGQTILMVTHSTAAASRAKRVLFIKDGILYNQIYRGDKTERQMFQEISDTLTVMASEVN
- a CDS encoding VIT1/CCC1 transporter family protein, with amino-acid sequence MTEIKHEIDANFAGRLNILRAGVLGANDGIISIAGVVIGVASATSNIWIIFLSGLAAILAGAFSMAGGEYVSVSTQKDTEEAAVAREQLLLDKDIESAKQSLYAAYLQNGECETSAQLLTNKAFLKNPLKALVEEKYGIEYEEFTNPWHAAISSFIAFVLGSLPPMLSIIVFPSDFRIPATVIIVALSLLITGYTSAKLGKAPTKTAMIRNLCIGLLTMGVTFLLGQLFSI
- a CDS encoding Cof-type HAD-IIB family hydrolase; the protein is MIKLVATDMDGTFLDGEGRFDMKRLKNVLVSYKEKGIYFAVASGRGILSLKKLFADVRDEVIFIAENGSYVEFHGEDMYEATMSRDFYLSTFEALKKSPYFDERKMLLTGKKACYVLDTVDEIYLMFSRHYNENIQKVASLEDITDEIFKFTTNFTEETIEVGEAWVNENVPGVKAMTTGFESIDIVLDYVDKGVAIVELAKKLGLTMDQVMAFGDNLNDLHMMQVVGHPIAPENARPEILELAEAVIGHHKDQSVMAYMEGL
- a CDS encoding FtsX-like permease family protein: MFRLTNKLAVSNLIKNRKLYYPFALAVLLAVTITYLFYSLSLNPNIGKIRGGETISMTLALGMVVVTIASGIIVLYANSFVMKNRSKELGVYGMLGLEKRHLISMVFKELLIFGSLTLTAGLGLGALFDKLIFALLLKLMKMKVELVSTFQPIVFILVLIVFGAIFLGLIFINAFRIARMNALQLSREKASGEKKGRFLGLQTILGLISLGAGYYLAVTVENPLSAVLIFFVAVLLVILGTYLLFNAGITVFLQILKKNKTYYYQPNNMISVSNLIFRMKKNAVGLATIAILSTMVLVTMSAATSIFKASENFKKVMNPHDFGITGQNVEKEDIEKLLNKYASDKGLTVTKKEVLTYSNFGVANQEGTKLTIFEKGQNRVQPKTIFMVFDQKDYENMTGQKLGLSGKEVGLFAQNKELQGQKELTLNNQTYTIKEEIKKDFILEHVPNQYNILTSDYNYLVVPDLQAFLEQHPNSSIFNQYYGGMNVTANEDEQLKIADNYSKFVNNFNREINKEGSYVYGSNLADSSAQMSALFGGVFFIGIFLSIIFMVGTVLVIYYKQISEGYEDRERFIILQKVGLDQKQIKQTINKQVLTVFFLPLLFAFLHLAFAYHMLSLILKVIGVLDATMMLTVTLSICAIFLIVYVLIFMITSRSYRKIVQM